The segment CGCTGATCATCCTGCTCTCGGGCGTCTACGAGCCGGGCATGGACCAGGCCGGCGTGGTACTGACGCAGACCGCCATGGCCGCCGTGGTCGGTGAGTGGGGCCGGGTGTTCATCAGCATCGCCCTGTTGCTGTTCGTGTTCACCACGCTGATCTACAACTACTACCTGGGTGAGAACGCCCTGGGCTTCTTCACCGAGAAGCGCATGCCGGTGGCGATCTATCGCGTGCTGGTGATCGCTCTGGTGCTGTGGGGCTCGATGCAGGATCTGGGGACCGTATTCGCCTTCGCCGACGTCACCATGGGCCTGCTGGCGATCGCCAACCTGATCGCCGTGACGCTGCTGTTCAAGGTCGGCCTGCGCCTGATGCGCGACTACGACAGCCAGGTGCGTGCCGGCGTCGAAGAGCCGGTGTTCGACCCCCGCCAGTACGCCGACCTCGACATCGACCCGGCCGCCTGGCCCGCCGTCGACGCCACGGTCAGCCAGCCTGCGCCTGCCTCGGCCGTGCCGGCACGCAGCTGACCGCCCTGCCCGGCCAACGCGCCGGGCTGCAGCCGGGCCGCCGCTCGCGCGGCCCGCTCGGCTTGGCTCCGGCCAGGAAACCGGCTAGGGTCTGTGCCGCCCGGTGCGTTACGCGCCGGCGCGGGCACAGCGCCCGCCAGCTCCCCTTCCCACTTCCTGCGGCGCTACGCCGCGTGAGCGAGGACCGCGCGTGACGCAATCCCCCACACGTCTGCTGGTGCTGTACACCGGCGGCACCATCGGCATGCAGCAGAGTGCCGCCGGCCTGATGCCTGCCTCCGGCTTCGAGACACGTCTGCGCGAGCGCCAGGCCGAGACGGGCGAGGCCCTGCCGGACTGGATCTTCCGTGAGTTCGTCCCGCCGCTGGACAGCGCCAACATGCAGCCCGCGAACTGGCTGCAGATGGCCGCCACGATCCGTGCGGCGGTGGACCACGACGGCTGCAATGCGGTGTTGGTCCTGCATGGCACCGACACCCTGGCCTACAGCGCGGCGGCCCTGTCGTTTCTGCTGCTCGAGCTGCCGGCACCGGTGCTGCTGACCGGCTCCATGCTGCCGGCGGCGGCGCCCGGCAGCGACGCCTGGGACAACCTGTTCGGCGCCATGCGTGCCCTGCAGGAACACCGGGTCGAAGGCGTGTGCCTGTTCTTCAACGGTGCGCTGCTGCACGGCGCCCGGGTCAGCAAGTTGCGCAGCGACGACTTCGATGCCTTTGCCGAGGCGCCGCGCAAGCGCCAGGGGCCACGTGCCGATCGGCGCCTGCCGATGAGCTACCGCAGCGCCTGGCAGCCGCGCGGCGTGGCAGTGCTGCCGTTGTATCCCGGCGTGGCCGCCGCACAGTTGACGGCCCTGGCCGACAGCGGGGTGCAGGCGCTGCTGCTCGAGTGCTACGGCAGCGGAACCGGCCCGGCCGATGACCCGGCCTTTGTCGCCGCCCTGCGCGAGGCGCATGCGCGCGGGCTGGTGCTCGGCGCGATCAGCCAGTGCCCGGGCGGGCATGTGGAATTCGGCGTCTACGCCGCCGGTAGCGGCCTGCGCGATGCCGGCCTGGTGTCCGGTGGCGGGATGACCCGCGAAGCCGCCCTCGGCAAGCTCTTCGCGCTGCTCGCCGCCGGCCTCGACCAGGCCGACGTCGAGTACTGGTTCGGCCACGACCTGTGCGGCGAGATGGCGGGCTGAGCCCGCCTGCTCAGGCCTGCGGGTAACGCGGCTTCGGCGTGGCCATCGGCAGCGGCCCATCGCCGATCAGGCGGAACTCGCCGCGCTCGGCATCGTAGGCACGGATGGCGCTGGTCTCGATGTCGTAGACCCAGCCGTGGATGAACAGCTGGCCGCTGGCCAGCCGCGCGGCGACCGACGGGTGGGTACGCAGGTGGTCGAGCTGGGCCACCACGTTTTCCTCGGTGAGGATGCCCAGGGTGTGCTCGTTGGCGCAGCCGCAGTTCTGCGCGACGACCGTCTTGGCGACTTCGGAATGGCGCAGCCAGGCCTTGACCGTCGGCATGCTCTCCAGCGTCACCGGGTTGAGCACCGCCTTCATCGCGCCGCAGTCCGAATGACCGCAGATGATGATGTGCTGCACGCCGAGCGCCATCACCGCGAACTCGATCGCCGTGGACACGCCGCCGAGCATCTGGCCGTAGGGCGGCACCACGTTGCCCACGTTGCGGGTAACGAACAGGTCGCCCGGCGAACTCTGGGTGATCAGCTCGGGGATGATGCGCGAGTCGGCGCAGGTGATGAACATCGCCCGCGGCGTCTGCTCGTGGGCAAGCTTCTTGAACAGCTCGCGCTGCTGCGGATAGATCTCCTCGCGAAAGCGCTTGACGCCCCCGACGATGGCGTCGAGGGCTTCCTGCGCGGTTTCGCTCGTCCTGTCATCGTTCATTTCGTTTCTCTCCAAGGGTTTGTTCAAAGGGTGGGACGTGGCGGCGGCACGCGTAGACACAGCCGTGCCGCCGCGCATCAGAACACCGACCAGTCGATGCGCTGCGACAGGGCCTCCAGCGCGGCCATGCCGATCAGCGAATTGCCGGCGGCGTTGAGTTCCGGTGACCAGACGCAGATGCTGAAGCGCCCCGGGACCACCGCGACGATGCCGCCACCGACGCCGCTCTTGCCCGGCAGGCCGACGCGGTAGGCGAAGTTGCCGGCCTCGTCATACAGACCGCTGGTGGCCATGATTGCGTTCACCTGGCGCGCCTGGCGCGGCGTGAGCACCGCCTCGCCGCTCGACAGGCAATGCCCGTCGCGCGCGAGAAAGCCGAAGGCGCGGGCCAGGTCGACGCAGTTCATGCGCAGCGCGCAATGGTGGAAATAGCTGCGCAGCACCGCCTCGACATCGTTGTGGAAATTGCCGAACGCCTGCATCAGGTAGGCCATGGCCGCATTGCGCGCCCGGTGCTGGTATTCGGACTCGGCCACCCGCGCATCCGAGACGACGTGCGGGTTGCCGGACAGACGCCGGACGAAGTCGCGCAGCGAGATCTCCGGGGTGGCGAAGCGCGACTGGTTGATGTCGCAGATCACCAGTGCGCCGGCATTGATGAACGGATTGCGTGGCCGCCCACGCTCGAATTCCAGCTGCACCAGCGAATTGAACGGCTGCCCCGACGGCTCGTGCCCGAGGCGCTCCCACAGTGATTCACCACGGTGGCCGATGGCCTGGACCAGGCTGAAGACCTTGGAGATGCTCTGGATCGAGAACGGTGTGCGCGCATCGCCGGCCTCGAACAGCTCGCCCTCGGCGCTGCACACGGCAATGCCCAGCTGGTCGGCGGCCACATCGGCCAGCGCCGGGATGTAGTCGGCGACGCGCCCGCGGCCGAGCAGCGGCCGTACCTCGTCAAGTATCTGTTCAAGCAGGGCTTGCATCAGGCAGCTCCCATCGGTCCTGGCTCTGGGTGTGGACGCCGGTGGCCCGGCCGGCATCACAGGCCGTTCAGAACTTCTCCGGGCGCAGCACTTCGACCTCGGCCAGGTAGCAGACCATGGCGAAGTCCTCGTAGTAGCGCTGTTCGAGATGCGCGGCGATGCGCTCGGCGATCTCGCGGCTGCAGATGACCTCCAGGCGAATGTTGCCGTCGGTATCCCAGCCGGCGCTGCGCACGCCGCGGCTGCCGCTGCCGCGTGCGTCCGACAGGGTCCAGCCGGGCGCGCCGAGCGCCTGCAGGTCGGCGACCAGCTTGTGTTCCAGTGCGGCCTCGCAGATCACGGTGAGCAGGGTGCGGGTATGGCCAGGCATGTCAGAACCCCCAGGCGATCAGCTGTTCGGCCAGGGCCAGGTACAGCGGAATGCCGATCAGGATGTTGAATGGAAAGGTGATACCGAGCGAGGCGGTCAGCGACAGCGATGGATTGGCCTCCGGCACCGCCAGGCGCATCGCCGCCGGAACCGCGATGTAGGAGGCGCTGGCCGCCAGCGTGGCGAGCATCGCCGTGCCGCCGAGCGACAGCCCCATGAAGCGCGCCAGCAGCGCGCCGATCAGCGCCCCGAGCAGCGGCATCAGCAGGGCGAAGGCGGCGAGCTTGATGCCGTAGCGCCGGAGCGAGCCGAGCTGGCCGGAGGCGATCAGGCCCATCTCCAGCAGGAAGAACGCCAGCACCGGCTTGAACATGCTGGTGTACAGCGGCTCGAGCGGCTTGATCGCTTCCTTGCCGGCGACCACGCCGATCACCAGGCCACCGAGCAGCAGCATGATGCTCTTGCCAAGAAAGATCTCGCGCCCCAGCTCCTTCCAGTCGGTGTCCTTCGATACGCCCTTGGCCAGCAGAATGCCGACCAGGATCGCCGGAATCTCGAGAATCGCCACGAACAGCGGCATGTAGCTCTCGAAGAAGACCTCCCGCGCCGCCAGGTAGGCCACCACCACCGCGAAGGTACCGGCGCTCACCGAACCGTAGTGCGCCGCCACCGCCGCCGCGTTGATGCGGTCGAAGCGCAGCCCGCGCAGCAGGCCGAAGGCGATCACCGGCAGCACGATGCCGAGCAGCAGCACCAGCAGCGACTGGCCAAGCAGCGCGGCACTGGCCTGTTCGGCCAGTTCCACGCCGCCATGCAGACCGATGGCCAGCAGCAGGACGATGGACAGGGTGTCATAGAGCGCCGGCGGCAGCTTCAGCTCGCTCTTGACCAGACCGGCCAGCAGGCCGAACACAAAGAACAACACGACTGGGTCGATTCCCATCGCTCACTCCGCTAGACGAACTTGCAAGGCGACCTTCCGTGGCGTTATTCCGGCCCGAAAAAAGGGAGCCACAAGGGCTCCCGAGGGGACTTTCCGGTCGGCGTCAGGCCTCGATCTCGATCAGGACTTCGCCGGGGTTGACCCGGTCACCCTTGCCGACGTGAACCACCTTCACGGTGCCGGCGATCGGCGCCTGGATCTCGGTCTCCATCTTCATCGCTTCGCTGACCAGCACGGCCTGACCGGCCTTGACCACGTCGCCTTCCTTGACCAGCACCTCGACCACGTTGCCGGGCATGGTGGTGCTGACGTCGCCCGGCGCGCTGGCCTGGCGGCGGCCGCCACCGCTGCCGCCGACGAAGTCGTTGAGCGGCTCGAAGACCACTTCTTCGGGCATGCCGTCGATGGACAGGTAGAAGTGGCGCTTGCCTTCGGCCTTGACGCCGACGCCGGTGATGTCGACGCGGTAGCTCTCGCCGTGCACGTCGATGACGAACTCGGTCGGCACGCCGCCCTGCGCCGGCGCCGCGGCCGCGCCCGGCATCGGCAGCAGCACTTCGGGCTGCAGGGTGCCGGCTTCACGCTCTTCGAGGAACTTGCGCCCGATGTCCGGGAACATGGCGTAGGTCAGCACGTCCTCTTCGCTCTTGGCCAGCTCGCCGATCTCCTTGCGCAGCTTGTCCAGCTCGGGCTTGAGCAGGTCGGCCGGACGGCAGTCGATGACCTCCTCGCTGCCGATGGCCATGAAGCGCAGGCGCTCGCAGACCGGCGCCGGCGCCTTGCCGTAGCGGCCCTGCAGGTAGTACTTCACCTCGGTGGTGATGGTCTTGTAGCGCTCGCCGGCAAGCACGTTGAAGAAGGCCTGGGTACCGACGATCTGCGAGGTCGGGGTGACCAGCGGTGGGTAACCGAGGTCCTTGCGTACCTTCGGGATCTCGGCCAGCACGTCGTCCATGCGGTGCAGCGCGCCCTGCTCCTTGAGCTGGTTGGCCAGGTTGGAAATCATCCCGCCGGGGACCTGGTTGACCTGCACGCGGGTGTCGACGCCGGTGAATTCGCTCTCGAACTGGTGGTACTTCTTGCGCACCGCATAGAAGTACAGGCCGATCTCCTGCAGCAGCTCCAGATCCAGCCCGGTGTCGTACGGGGTATCGCGCAGCGCGGCGACCATCGACTCGGTGCCCGGGTGGCTGGTGCCCCAGGCCATCGACGAGATCGCGGTGTCTATGCGGTCGGCCCCGTTCTCCACGGCCTTGAGCTGGCACATGCTGGCCACACCGGCGGTGTCGTGCGAGTGCACCACCACGTCGAGCTCGGGCAGCGCCTGCTTCAGTGCCTTGACCAGCTCGCCGGTGGCGTAGGGGGTCAGCAGGCCGGCCATGTCCTTGATCGCGATCGAGTCGATGCCCATCGCCGCCATCTGCCGACCCTGCTCGACAAACGCCTCGACCGTGTGCACCGGGCTGGTGGTGTAGGCGATGGTGCCCTGGGCGTGCTTGCCGGCCTTCTTCACGGCGCGGATGGCGGTTTCCAGGTTACGCACGTCGTTCATCGCATCGAAGATGCGGAACACGTCGATGCCGTTCTCGGCGGCCTTGGCGACGAAC is part of the Stutzerimonas balearica DSM 6083 genome and harbors:
- a CDS encoding asparaginase; its protein translation is MTQSPTRLLVLYTGGTIGMQQSAAGLMPASGFETRLRERQAETGEALPDWIFREFVPPLDSANMQPANWLQMAATIRAAVDHDGCNAVLVLHGTDTLAYSAAALSFLLLELPAPVLLTGSMLPAAAPGSDAWDNLFGAMRALQEHRVEGVCLFFNGALLHGARVSKLRSDDFDAFAEAPRKRQGPRADRRLPMSYRSAWQPRGVAVLPLYPGVAAAQLTALADSGVQALLLECYGSGTGPADDPAFVAALREAHARGLVLGAISQCPGGHVEFGVYAAGSGLRDAGLVSGGGMTREAALGKLFALLAAGLDQADVEYWFGHDLCGEMAG
- a CDS encoding carbonic anhydrase; protein product: MNDDRTSETAQEALDAIVGGVKRFREEIYPQQRELFKKLAHEQTPRAMFITCADSRIIPELITQSSPGDLFVTRNVGNVVPPYGQMLGGVSTAIEFAVMALGVQHIIICGHSDCGAMKAVLNPVTLESMPTVKAWLRHSEVAKTVVAQNCGCANEHTLGILTEENVVAQLDHLRTHPSVAARLASGQLFIHGWVYDIETSAIRAYDAERGEFRLIGDGPLPMATPKPRYPQA
- the glsB gene encoding glutaminase B, which translates into the protein MQALLEQILDEVRPLLGRGRVADYIPALADVAADQLGIAVCSAEGELFEAGDARTPFSIQSISKVFSLVQAIGHRGESLWERLGHEPSGQPFNSLVQLEFERGRPRNPFINAGALVICDINQSRFATPEISLRDFVRRLSGNPHVVSDARVAESEYQHRARNAAMAYLMQAFGNFHNDVEAVLRSYFHHCALRMNCVDLARAFGFLARDGHCLSSGEAVLTPRQARQVNAIMATSGLYDEAGNFAYRVGLPGKSGVGGGIVAVVPGRFSICVWSPELNAAGNSLIGMAALEALSQRIDWSVF
- a CDS encoding P-II family nitrogen regulator, translated to MPGHTRTLLTVICEAALEHKLVADLQALGAPGWTLSDARGSGSRGVRSAGWDTDGNIRLEVICSREIAERIAAHLEQRYYEDFAMVCYLAEVEVLRPEKF
- a CDS encoding sodium-dependent bicarbonate transport family permease translates to MGIDPVVLFFVFGLLAGLVKSELKLPPALYDTLSIVLLLAIGLHGGVELAEQASAALLGQSLLVLLLGIVLPVIAFGLLRGLRFDRINAAAVAAHYGSVSAGTFAVVVAYLAAREVFFESYMPLFVAILEIPAILVGILLAKGVSKDTDWKELGREIFLGKSIMLLLGGLVIGVVAGKEAIKPLEPLYTSMFKPVLAFFLLEMGLIASGQLGSLRRYGIKLAAFALLMPLLGALIGALLARFMGLSLGGTAMLATLAASASYIAVPAAMRLAVPEANPSLSLTASLGITFPFNILIGIPLYLALAEQLIAWGF
- the oadA gene encoding sodium-extruding oxaloacetate decarboxylase subunit alpha; protein product: MSKKISVTDTILRDAHQSLLATRMRTEDMLPICDKLDRVGYWSLEVWGGATFDACVRFLKEDPWERLRQLKAALPNTRLQMLLRGQNLLGYRHYSDDVVEAFVAKAAENGIDVFRIFDAMNDVRNLETAIRAVKKAGKHAQGTIAYTTSPVHTVEAFVEQGRQMAAMGIDSIAIKDMAGLLTPYATGELVKALKQALPELDVVVHSHDTAGVASMCQLKAVENGADRIDTAISSMAWGTSHPGTESMVAALRDTPYDTGLDLELLQEIGLYFYAVRKKYHQFESEFTGVDTRVQVNQVPGGMISNLANQLKEQGALHRMDDVLAEIPKVRKDLGYPPLVTPTSQIVGTQAFFNVLAGERYKTITTEVKYYLQGRYGKAPAPVCERLRFMAIGSEEVIDCRPADLLKPELDKLRKEIGELAKSEEDVLTYAMFPDIGRKFLEEREAGTLQPEVLLPMPGAAAAPAQGGVPTEFVIDVHGESYRVDITGVGVKAEGKRHFYLSIDGMPEEVVFEPLNDFVGGSGGGRRQASAPGDVSTTMPGNVVEVLVKEGDVVKAGQAVLVSEAMKMETEIQAPIAGTVKVVHVGKGDRVNPGEVLIEIEA